In the Leptospira barantonii genome, CTCCGCTCGGAAGAATGAGCTTCATCAATACGGGATAACCCATCTCGCGATCACCCGCAACGAGTTGTCCTTCCGAAAAATATCTCGTAGGATCGTGCAATGGAAAGACGACTAACGTGACGAGCGCGGTCAAAACCCAAGGCCAGGTTCTGACCATAAAGTTGGCGACGTTGAACCAAAGGGAACCTTTCTCCGCTTCCTTCGGATTTTTTGCGGTGTGAATTCTTTGTGCGAGATAACCGGAACCGTCCGAATAATACTGGGCCCACCATTGAACGGAAACGAATATTAGAAAAACTGAAAACGGCAACGAGGCGTCCTGAAAGTCCGGCCAAAAACTCAAAATCGATTCGTGTTTGTCCGGATAAACTTCCTCCATCTTCGTGAGAAGACCGGAAATTCCTCCCTGACTGGAAACCGCATAAAAAGCGAATAGGATCGCGCCGCCCATCCCCAAAGCGAACTGAACCAGATCGGTAAGAATCACACCTTGAATCCCGCCCATACTGCTGTAGATCACGACCACTAAAAATAGAATCAAAACCGTGATCGTATTATTCAAAGAATCGAATATTAGAAAAGAAGGCCATACGCTTTGAACGATCGAAAAAGCGTCGGCGCCGATCAGATCCTTCCAATCCAAAAACGGACCGGTGATCTTGGACATCGCCTTAAAAACCCATCCGAGTACAATCGAATTTACTAATATACTCAAGTAGAACGCTTTGACCATTCTAAGGATCATGGCCGGTTTGCCGCCGTATCGAAGTTCGACGAACTCCACGTCGGTGAGAACTTCCATTCTCCTCCATTTACCCGCAAAAAAAACGGTCATGGCCATATAACCGATCGCCCAACTCCACCAAAACCAGTTCGCCGAAATTCCATCCGCCGCGACAAAACCCGTGATCACAAGAGGAGTATCCGCGGCGAAGGTAGTCGCAACCATCGAAGTCCCGAGCCACCACCATGGAAGTTTACGATCGGCTACAAAATAAGAAACGAGACTTTTGCCCGCTTTCGGAGAAAGCAGAACTCCCGCGCCGAACGCAAAGAGGAGATACAAGGAAAGAATGGACCAATCGAGGATACTGAACATATTTTCTTCTTTCGTCAGTTTTAAAGCCTTTCCTAAGAACGAAACCCTCTTTCCAAAATCGGAGAATCAAAATCGAATTCTCTTGATCCCCCGTCCCGAAAGAAAAACATGACTCTCAAGGTTATGGCAAACATCATCGTTCAAAAATACGGCGGAACTTCCGTGGGAACCCCGGAAAGAATCCAGAACGTTGCAAAAAGAATCAAGTCTTACCACGACAAAGGACAACAAGTCGCAGTCGTGGTTTCCGCGATGGGACATACCACGGACGAACTCGTGGATCTCGCGGCTAAAATTTCATCGAACCCTCCTAAACGGGAAATGGACATGCTCCTTTCCACGGGAGAACAAATTTCCACAGCCCTTCTCGCCATGGCTCTTTGGGAAATCGGAGTTCCGGCAACTTCCTTTACGGGCTCTCAAATCAAATTATTAACGGACGGAAACTTCTCCAATGCGAAGATCATGGAGATCGATCGTTCCCGAATCGATTCCGCATTCAAAGAAGGAAAGGTAGTCATCATCGCGGGATTTCAAGGAATCGACGCGGAAGAAAACATCACAACTTTGGGAAGAGGCGGTTCCGATACTTCCGCTGTCGCAGTCGCGGCGGTTCTCGGCGCGAAAGAATGTGAAATTTATACGGACGTCGACGGAGTTTATACCGCCGATCCGAGAGTCGTACCGAACGCAAAAAAACATACGCAGATCACTTACGAAGAAATGCTCGAACTCGCGAGTTTAGGCGCGGGTGTTCTTCATTCCAGAAGCGTTGAATTGGGAATGAACTACGACGTGGTCATTCACGTTCGTTCCAGCTTCAACGAAAACGTCGGAACGCTTGTAGTGAGCGAGGATAAAATCATGGAAAAATTAAAAGTAAGCGGAGTCACCGCAAAAAGCGATCAAGCAAGAATCACCATCGCGGGTGTTCCCGACAAACCGGGATTAGCCGCCGGACTTTTCGGCGAATTGAGCTCTAAACATATTCTTGTCGATATGATCGTACAATCCTCTCCGCATAACGGAATCAATACGATCTCCTTTACCATTCCTAAAAAGGACGTCCTCGAAGCGAAACCGATCCTTCAGGGATTCTCAAAGGCGCATAACGCGAAAGAGCCCGAGATCAACGAAAGTATCGCGATCGTTTCCGCGGTCGGAGTGGGAATGAAATCTCACGTGGGAGTTGCGGCGGGAATGTTCAAAGCCCTCGCGGATAACGGAATCAACATCGAGATGATTTCCACTTCCGAAATTAAAATCTCCTGTGTGATCCCCGAAGATCAGGCGAAGGTTGCGATCAACAAGATCCACGACGTATTCGGCCTTTCCGCATAACCGAACAATACAGCTTGTGACAAAAAAAGACCGGACCTCCAAACGGAGCCGGTCTTTGTTATTTTAGAAATCCGGAACATTCTAAATTTTGAATCTATTTTTCCAAAGTTATCGCAACGGAAATCATTCCTCTTTCGGAGTTCGAATTGCGGCGATCAACTGCAACAAAACGAAAAACCAATGCATTCCCGTAGTTCCGTAACCCATCGGAATACTTCCCGAAACGATAAAACTTTTCCAAAAAAGTAAATTAGCGGTTCCCATTGTCATATGCGCCGCCATAGCGGTCAAATGCCAGATTCGTTCGGGTTTTGCGCGGAACAAATGAAATCCGAGAATAAAAGCCAGACCGTGCGCTTCGAAAAAGCCGATTCCTAAAAACTCTTGTCCCTTTAAAATTCGACCTTCCGGGCCAAACCCATAATAGATCCCTAATATATCGAGCACAAAGAAACCTACCGTGGAAGCGATCATCAAAACGATCCCGTTCGTTCGTAAGATCAACCTGCGTGTGGAAACTGTCATAGTACCTCCGAGTATTCGTAAAAAGGGAACTCGTGCGCGTGAATTCTTTCGAGTATTTTTATCCGAAAGAAAATTCTTTTAAAGATTCAAATCGATCCGGAATTTTTCTCATCGTCCGTCCACAAAACGGCGAGTAGTTGAAGAAAGACGAACGTCCAGTGCATCCCGGTCGTGATGTAACCCATCGGCAAATTGTGAATGGCGACGAAAATTCCCCACATAAGAATATTAGCTGTTCCTAATAAAGAATGGACTGCGATCGCCACGATATGCCAGGAACGTTTCGGCTCCGCCTTAAACAAAAGAACCGCGAGGATAAACGCGAGTCCGTGAGCCTCGAACGCGCCGACTCCCATAAATTCCTGGCCTTCCAAAACGAATCGGGCCGGTCCTTTGCCGAAAAAGATCCCGAGAATATCGAGAACCAAAAACGCGACGACGGAAGCGATCATAAGCATGATCCCGTTGATTCTTAAAAGCAATTTGCGCGCTGAAAGCGACATGATTTAAAACCTCCAAAGTAGATTGAAGGAAACTCGAAAAGTCTGTTTATTTCATTCTAACTTATCAAAGAATTGGGATCGGACAACCGTTAATCGGGGAAGAATCGGTGAGTACCGCTTTTTTATGCGGGAACTTGGTCTCCATTTTACGATTTCGCTTATCAAATTCGGCTTTGAAACGACTCTTTGTGTTCGGCAAAGCCCCTCCTCAAACTTAAATGAGACATAGAGAAAAATTCTTCGTATCAACGGGAAAATGTTATGAATTTTTTATAAGTTGGCAATATTTTGCTCGAGCTTTTCGTCCCATCCTCTTTTAATCATCTTTTGCTATTTCTTGAGTAACTCCTTCGGAGCATGCAATGAGCATTCGTTTTCGTATTTCACTTTATCTGTCCGTAGTTCTTTTTATAGGATTCTCGGTTTTAGCGGGCTTTAATTCTTATACCGCGTATCAGAATCTTAAAAAAGAAGTGATCAGCGGTTCCGAAGTTACGGCGGAACGCTGGACTTTTGAAGTAAAAGACTATTTAGACACTACGATGGCGTTGATCCGAGGATTTCGTTTTCCTTTGATGTTCGCAACACCGACTCGACCTCAGGTCATCACTTCTCTTCGTGAAATATTAAAGCGAAATGAAAATATTTACGGTGCGAGCGTCGCCTATGAACCGAACGCGTTCGACGGTAAGGACGCTTTGTATAGAAACACGGAAGGCCACGACGGAACCGGAAGATTTCTTCCCTATCTACATCGCGGTAAAACGAAAGAAGAAATCGTACTCGAAGCCTGTAAATTCTACGATAGCACCGGACCCGAAGGAGATTGGTATCAGGTTCCGAAAAGAACGAACGCTCCTTTCGTGACCGATCCGTATTACTACGAAATCGAATCCAAGGTCAACATTCTCATGATCTCATTGATCGTTCCGATCAGCGCCGACGGCCACTACTATGGAATGGCGGGCCTCGATTATCAATTGGAGGAATTGCAGAAACTGATCGGAGATACGAAACCGTTTCGAGATCAAGGTTATGTTGCTCTGATTTCTCCGATGGGAATCTATGCAGTCAACGGTCTTGATAAAACCTTGGTCGGAAAATCGATTCCACAAGAACACATGGAGACCTATCTCAAACTGAGTCAGGAAGGAAAAAAATTCACCGCGGACGCGGAAGGTTATACACATTATCTTTTTCCGTTCCATATCGGAAAGGAAACAAGATTCTGGGTGATGCAAGTTAGCATTCCGAATTCCATTTATAGGGACGATATCATTTCGATTTTACTCAAAAGTTTCGTTACTACGTTAGTCATCTTGGTTATCGTTCTTCTTAGTTTGAATTTTATATTCCAAAAATTGATTACTTCCGGTCTTCTCAAAGCGATCGGTTTTTCCGAAGAGATCGCAAAGGGAAATCTTGTCGCACAAAGTTCTCACGAACAACAAGACGAAATCGGAACCCTTCTCGGTTCTATGAATCAGATGAGGGAGAATCTTCTCAAGGTGGTTCGTGAAATCGGAGCATCCGCTTCCAGACTCAAAGGAACCTCTCAAAAGATGGCCGATTCTTCGAGAAGTTTTTCCGATGTCGCACAAACACAAGCGTCCGCCGCGGAAGAATCTTCGGCGGCCGTCGAAGAACTCGCGGCTTCCGCACAAAACGTCGGGAAGTCCATGGAAAGAGCCGTTTCCAGTATGAAGGAAATCGACGGAAACGTGGTTCGACTCAAGGAACAAATCGCGAACATCAATCGTGAAATGCAGGACCTCGTCCAACTCGCCGCGGAATCCAAAGAACAAGGTGTTACGGGTGAGAATGCGATGGTTGCTTCCACAAGTGCAATGGGTGCGATCGGTGACAGCGCGTCCCGGATCACGGAAATTCTTTCCATCATCACCGAAATTTCGGAGAAGACAAACCTACTCGCGTTGAACGCGGCTATCGAAGCCGCAAGAGCCGGTGAGGCCGGAAAAGGATTTGCGGTGGTTGCCGAAGAAATCGGAAAACTCGCGTCTCAAACTTCTACGAGCGTTCAGGAAATCGGCGCTCTTGTAAACTCCACAAACAACGCCGTATTAAACGGAAACACAAAGGTTTCAGAAGCGTCTAACGTTCTTAAAAAACTCAGAGGACAAGTGGAAGAATTCGATCGTTATGCGAAGAACGTTTTAACGTCCGTGAAAACGCAGGAAGAAAACACGAAAGAAATTTCCCAGAGCGCAAACGAGCTTATGACTTTCAGTTTACAAATCGAAGAAGCGGTTCTCGAACAAAAACGTGCAACCGATGAAATCACAAAGACAATCGTGAGCATTTCCGACGGAACCCAAGAAATCGCCGCTGGTGCGGACGATCTCACGTCATTCTCGGGAAACATGCACGGACAAGCCGAGAACCTCGGGCAATTGATCGGCAAGTTTAAGACAAACTGAAACGGAAGGTCGCGTTCGGAAGCAAAGGAACAGAATCACGTTCGATTCTTAGATTTATAAAACATATCGTAAATTATAATTCTTAGTAGAGCACAAAGCGGAAGACTATTATTTGAATTGATAAGTTTTACATTCTTGTTACAATATCCCTTCCCTATTTGGAAGTAAGAAAGGTGGAAAGGTATGAGTATTCGAGTTCGTATATCGCTTTATTTGTCGGTGGTTTTGTTTATCGGATTCAGCATCCTTGCCGCGATTAATTCCGTCACTTCGTATCAAAATCTTAAATCCGAAGTGGAAAGTAATTCCGCGATCACTTCCGAACGTTGGTCCTTGGAAGTGAAGGACATTCTCGACTCCGCGATGTTTTATGCGAGAGGCTTTCGTTCTCCCTTGATTTTTACTTCCCCTTCCCGAGAACTGTTGATCGTTTCTATGAAGGAAGTCATCGAAAGAAACCCCACCTTCTTCGCTCTTTGGCTTGTCTACGAACCGAATCTCTATGACGGAAAAGACGCCCAATATCGAAACGCTTCCGCGCACGACTCAACCGGGAGATTCGTTCCGTATATCTTTCAATCCGGCGAAAAAGGCAAGGCGCTCATTGAACCTTCCATCAACTACGATAAGACAGACGGAAGCGGAGACTACTATCAGATTCCGAAAAAGAACAACACCTACTTCGTATCCGAACCGTATCTGTATAAAGCGGGCAACCAAGAAGTGATGATGCTTTCGATCGTCGCACCGATCAGCAAGGACGGGTTCTTTCGCGGAGCCTGTGGGATCGACTTAAGAATCGAAGAACTTCAAAAAAAATTCGGAGAAGAAAAACCGTTTCGCGGTCAGGGTTTTATGACTTTGATTTCTCCAAGCGGATTATATGGAGTCAACGGGAAAGATCCTTCTTTGATCGGAAAGAAAATTCCGGACAAAGCCGAACTGGATAATTTTTTAAAATTCGCACACGAAGGAAAGAATTTCACATACAACTCGGAAGGACATACGCACTACTACTTTCCGTTTCACGTAGGAAAGGACAAACGATATTGGGTGATGCAGGTCAGCGTTCCCGATTCCATTTATCAAAGCGAAGTCTTGAGCATTCTTTTCAAAAGTTATATTTCGGCGATTTTGATTTTAATTTCGGTCTTAATTTGTTTGAGTTTTATATTCCAAAAATTGATTACTACCGGACTTCTCAAAGCGATCGGTTTCTCCGAAGAAATCGCAAAGGGAAATCTCGTCGTGGAGAAAACGTATCATCGCTCCGATGAAATCGGAACCCTTCTTCATTCGATGAATCAGATGCGGGAGAATCTCCTCAAGGTCGTTCGTGAAATCGGAGGTTCTGCTCACACTCTCAAAGGAACTTCGGAGAAGATGGCGGATTCTTCGAGAAGTTTTTCCGATGTCGCGCAAACACAAGCGTCCGCCGCGGAAGAATCTTCGGCTGCCGTCGAAGAACTCGCGGCTTCCGCACAAAACGTCGGAAAGTCCATGGAGAAAGCGGTTTCCAGTATGAAAGAAATCGACGGAAACGTAGATCGACTCAAGGAACAAATTGCGAACATCAATCGTGAAATGCAGGATCTAGTTCAACTCGCCGCAGAATCCAAAGAACAAGGTGTGACCGGAGAAAGCGCAATGATCGCTTCGACAAGCGCCATGGCCGCGATCGGTGACAGCGCGTCTCGGATTACGGAAATTCTTTCCATCATCACCGAAATTTCAGAGAAGACAAACTTGCTCGCATTGAACGCCGCGATCGAAGCCGCAAGAGCCGGTGAAGCCGGAAAAGGATTTGCGGTGGTTGCAGAAGAAATCGGAAAACTCGCGTCTCAAACTTCTACGAGCGTTCAGGAAATCGGAGCTCTTGTAAACTCCACAAACAACGCCGTATTAAACGGAAATACGAAAGTGTCAGAAGCGTCTAATGTTCTTAAAAAACTCAGAGAACAAGTCGAAGAATTCGATCGTTATGCGAAGAACGTTCTTACCTCGGTCAAAACTCAGGAAGAAAACACGAAAGAAATTTCCCAGAGCGCAAACGAACTTATGACTTTCAGTTTACAAATCGAAGAAGCCGTTCTCGAACAAAAACGTGCAACCGATGAAATCACAAAAACGATCGTGAGCATTTCCGACGGAACCCAGGAAATCGCCGCGGGTGCGGACGATCTCACGTCATTCTCGGGAAACATGCACGGACAAGCCGAGAACCTCGGTCAATTGGTAGGCAAGTTTAAGACCAACTAAATCCTGAAAAACGGTTGAACCAA is a window encoding:
- a CDS encoding aspartate kinase — translated: MANIIVQKYGGTSVGTPERIQNVAKRIKSYHDKGQQVAVVVSAMGHTTDELVDLAAKISSNPPKREMDMLLSTGEQISTALLAMALWEIGVPATSFTGSQIKLLTDGNFSNAKIMEIDRSRIDSAFKEGKVVIIAGFQGIDAEENITTLGRGGSDTSAVAVAAVLGAKECEIYTDVDGVYTADPRVVPNAKKHTQITYEEMLELASLGAGVLHSRSVELGMNYDVVIHVRSSFNENVGTLVVSEDKIMEKLKVSGVTAKSDQARITIAGVPDKPGLAAGLFGELSSKHILVDMIVQSSPHNGINTISFTIPKKDVLEAKPILQGFSKAHNAKEPEINESIAIVSAVGVGMKSHVGVAAGMFKALADNGINIEMISTSEIKISCVIPEDQAKVAINKIHDVFGLSA
- a CDS encoding methyl-accepting chemotaxis protein, with protein sequence MSIRFRISLYLSVVLFIGFSVLAGFNSYTAYQNLKKEVISGSEVTAERWTFEVKDYLDTTMALIRGFRFPLMFATPTRPQVITSLREILKRNENIYGASVAYEPNAFDGKDALYRNTEGHDGTGRFLPYLHRGKTKEEIVLEACKFYDSTGPEGDWYQVPKRTNAPFVTDPYYYEIESKVNILMISLIVPISADGHYYGMAGLDYQLEELQKLIGDTKPFRDQGYVALISPMGIYAVNGLDKTLVGKSIPQEHMETYLKLSQEGKKFTADAEGYTHYLFPFHIGKETRFWVMQVSIPNSIYRDDIISILLKSFVTTLVILVIVLLSLNFIFQKLITSGLLKAIGFSEEIAKGNLVAQSSHEQQDEIGTLLGSMNQMRENLLKVVREIGASASRLKGTSQKMADSSRSFSDVAQTQASAAEESSAAVEELAASAQNVGKSMERAVSSMKEIDGNVVRLKEQIANINREMQDLVQLAAESKEQGVTGENAMVASTSAMGAIGDSASRITEILSIITEISEKTNLLALNAAIEAARAGEAGKGFAVVAEEIGKLASQTSTSVQEIGALVNSTNNAVLNGNTKVSEASNVLKKLRGQVEEFDRYAKNVLTSVKTQEENTKEISQSANELMTFSLQIEEAVLEQKRATDEITKTIVSISDGTQEIAAGADDLTSFSGNMHGQAENLGQLIGKFKTN
- a CDS encoding sodium:solute symporter family protein, with protein sequence MFSILDWSILSLYLLFAFGAGVLLSPKAGKSLVSYFVADRKLPWWWLGTSMVATTFAADTPLVITGFVAADGISANWFWWSWAIGYMAMTVFFAGKWRRMEVLTDVEFVELRYGGKPAMILRMVKAFYLSILVNSIVLGWVFKAMSKITGPFLDWKDLIGADAFSIVQSVWPSFLIFDSLNNTITVLILFLVVVIYSSMGGIQGVILTDLVQFALGMGGAILFAFYAVSSQGGISGLLTKMEEVYPDKHESILSFWPDFQDASLPFSVFLIFVSVQWWAQYYSDGSGYLAQRIHTAKNPKEAEKGSLWFNVANFMVRTWPWVLTALVTLVVFPLHDPTRYFSEGQLVAGDREMGYPVLMKLILPSGVLGIVFASLMAAFMSTADTHINWGASYLVNDFYLRFLHPSADDKTLVRVSRIAVVLMSIIAIIVATQIQSIASAWKFLLAFASGMGLPQILRWVWWRTNAWTELSGMITALILSLILYPMFPDVRSEYLLFWVAIGSVIVSIVVTLLTPPVPQETLDAFVKRVEPFGFWKGQDSKEKLKEFQERIVLWILGTVALFFGMFSLGYFFLLQFPQGIFCLIGFALFGTVYWKKEFGIRAKV
- a CDS encoding methyl-accepting chemotaxis protein; this translates as MSIRVRISLYLSVVLFIGFSILAAINSVTSYQNLKSEVESNSAITSERWSLEVKDILDSAMFYARGFRSPLIFTSPSRELLIVSMKEVIERNPTFFALWLVYEPNLYDGKDAQYRNASAHDSTGRFVPYIFQSGEKGKALIEPSINYDKTDGSGDYYQIPKKNNTYFVSEPYLYKAGNQEVMMLSIVAPISKDGFFRGACGIDLRIEELQKKFGEEKPFRGQGFMTLISPSGLYGVNGKDPSLIGKKIPDKAELDNFLKFAHEGKNFTYNSEGHTHYYFPFHVGKDKRYWVMQVSVPDSIYQSEVLSILFKSYISAILILISVLICLSFIFQKLITTGLLKAIGFSEEIAKGNLVVEKTYHRSDEIGTLLHSMNQMRENLLKVVREIGGSAHTLKGTSEKMADSSRSFSDVAQTQASAAEESSAAVEELAASAQNVGKSMEKAVSSMKEIDGNVDRLKEQIANINREMQDLVQLAAESKEQGVTGESAMIASTSAMAAIGDSASRITEILSIITEISEKTNLLALNAAIEAARAGEAGKGFAVVAEEIGKLASQTSTSVQEIGALVNSTNNAVLNGNTKVSEASNVLKKLREQVEEFDRYAKNVLTSVKTQEENTKEISQSANELMTFSLQIEEAVLEQKRATDEITKTIVSISDGTQEIAAGADDLTSFSGNMHGQAENLGQLVGKFKTN